A single window of Paenibacillus sp. FSL H8-0537 DNA harbors:
- a CDS encoding SulP family inorganic anion transporter: MSRLSWKRQWMTDVRVNVLAGMTATLALVPDSLAFSFMAGVPPVVGIYASICILLVTTFLGGRPGMISAAAGSMAVLMLTLVKEHGIEYLFAATILTGILQYLMGVFKLGKLMRYVPQGVLTGFINALAILILISQLRYFQGESWLMYALVAATLAIIYFLPRYFKAIPSPLVAVVVLTLAVWVFGMDGVTRVGAIDASLPSFLLPNIPLSWETLAIIFPYSLSLAVVGYTETMLTHNLLDEMTGERTDKNKEMRGQGVANVVAGFFGGMAGCALVAESVLNVKMGGKHRLSTLVSALFLLLLAVLFGDLLAQVPMAALVGIMIMVCIAIFDWRSVFKPRSVPLAETVVMVATVAAVLFTHDLAAGVLVGVLISFVWFVVSVSRKLHIHSEWEGSKRTYRVHGQLFFASSSGLEELIELDCKADEIHIDLSQSRIWDHTAQLALNKVVERLKASGKEVTVSKGAALQS, translated from the coding sequence ATGAGTCGTTTATCTTGGAAACGGCAGTGGATGACGGATGTGCGGGTGAATGTGCTGGCTGGAATGACGGCTACGCTCGCGCTGGTGCCGGATTCACTGGCTTTTTCGTTTATGGCGGGAGTGCCGCCCGTTGTCGGCATTTATGCTTCAATCTGTATCCTGCTCGTTACGACGTTTCTTGGCGGTCGTCCGGGGATGATTTCTGCAGCGGCAGGCTCGATGGCGGTGCTGATGCTGACGCTCGTAAAGGAGCATGGCATTGAGTATTTGTTCGCAGCAACGATTTTGACGGGGATTTTGCAATATTTAATGGGTGTATTTAAGCTCGGCAAGCTAATGAGGTATGTGCCGCAGGGCGTGCTGACGGGGTTTATTAATGCGCTGGCGATCCTCATCCTCATTTCGCAGCTGCGGTATTTTCAGGGCGAGTCCTGGCTGATGTATGCGTTAGTGGCGGCGACGCTGGCCATTATTTATTTTCTCCCACGTTACTTCAAGGCGATTCCTTCCCCGCTGGTGGCCGTTGTGGTGCTCACCTTAGCCGTTTGGGTGTTTGGCATGGACGGAGTTACTCGAGTTGGTGCTATCGACGCATCACTACCATCGTTTCTGCTGCCTAATATTCCGCTTAGCTGGGAGACGCTTGCGATCATTTTTCCTTATTCTTTGTCGCTGGCAGTCGTTGGATATACGGAGACGATGCTGACGCATAATTTGCTCGATGAGATGACTGGTGAGCGTACGGACAAAAATAAGGAAATGCGCGGACAAGGCGTTGCAAATGTTGTCGCGGGATTTTTCGGCGGCATGGCGGGCTGTGCGCTCGTAGCGGAATCGGTGCTCAATGTGAAAATGGGCGGGAAGCATAGGCTGTCTACGCTCGTTTCCGCTTTGTTCCTCTTGCTGCTCGCCGTTCTGTTTGGCGATTTGCTGGCGCAGGTGCCGATGGCGGCTCTGGTCGGCATTATGATTATGGTCTGTATCGCCATCTTCGACTGGCGCTCGGTGTTCAAGCCGCGCAGTGTACCGCTTGCCGAAACGGTCGTGATGGTGGCGACGGTAGCCGCCGTACTGTTCACGCACGATTTGGCTGCTGGCGTGCTGGTTGGCGTACTTATCAGCTTCGTCTGGTTCGTTGTGTCGGTGTCCCGCAAGCTGCATATTCATAGCGAATGGGAAGGCAGCAAGCGGACTTATCGAGTGCATGGACAGCTGTTTTTCGCTTCCTCCTCTGGTCTGGAAGAGCTTATTGAGCTGGACTGCAAAGCCGATGAAATTCATATCGACCTTAGCCAGTCGCGCATATGGGATCATACGGCGCAGCTGGCGCTCAATAAAGTGGTTGAACGGCTGAAGGCTAGCGGCAAGGAAGTGACCGTGAGCAAAGGGGCTGCCTTGCAAAGCTAA